The Schizosaccharomyces pombe strain 972h- genome assembly, chromosome: I genome contains a region encoding:
- the ytm1 gene encoding ribosome biogenesis protein Ytm1: MDAQSAPSGQVQVRFTTRNEDLAVGDTPIFVPTSLKRYGLSQIVNHLLKTEKPTPFDFLVQGQLLKTTLDEYIVQNGLSTESILDIEYIQSTLPPAYLASFSHDDWISGIQLTSDTILTSSYDGIARVWDKSGEIKFQSTGCGSSLKSASWHIPNQSFLTASLDQKIFHWVIEEPESMLDAEKKSSGILQTLFVGHKDIVERVRSLESSSVFISASADNTVGIWDFERSPETTLESFSSSISKKRRRKNAEFTPQAGARSPLILCEGHTGPVMDIVFSDDPSVAYSVGQDHTIKTWDLITGQNVDSKITKAPLLCVEKLTDLHLVICGSSARHIVVHDPRAGSDKIVSHTLSGHKNLVSGLSASPENPYMFASVSHDNTCRVWDVRATSGSIYTISRAEKTGSQWDKLFAVDWNKSIGIVTGGTDKQLQINQSSSFGKSE; the protein is encoded by the exons ATGGATGCCCAAAGCGCTCCTTCAGGCCAAGTTCAAGTCCGTTTTACTACTAGAAATGAGGATTTAGCTGTTGGTGACACGCCGATTTTTGTTCCTACATCTTTAAAGCGGTACGGCTTATCTCAAATTGTAAATCATCTTCTAAAAACAG AAAAGCCAACACcctttgattttttggttCAGGGTCAGCTGTTAAAAACTACTCTCGATGAGTACATAGTTCAAAACGGATTGTCTACGGAGTCGATTCTTGATATTGAATATATCCAATCTACATTACCACCTGCATATTTAGCTTCTTTCTCTCATGACGATTGGATTTCTGGTATTCAACTAACCTCAGATACCATTCTTACTTCTTCATACGATGGGATAGCTCGTGTTTGGGATAAAAGTggtgaaataaaatttcaatcAACTGGATGTGGAtcatctttaaaaagtgCATCCTGGCATATACCTAATCAAAGTTTTCTCACTGCTTCACttgatcaaaaaatttttcattggGTGATCGAAGAGCCAGAATCAATGTTGGATgctgaaaagaaaagctcCGGTATCCTTCAAACTCTTTTCGTAGGGCACAAGGATATAGTTGAGCGCGTACGATCCTTAGAATCTTCAAGCGTTTTTATTTCTGCTTCTGCGGATAATACTGTCGGAATTTGGGATTTTGAAAGGTCTCCTGAGACTACCCTCGAGTCCTTTTCCTCGTCTATATCTAAAAAGAGACGTCGCAAAAATGCAGAATTCACACCTCAAGCTGGGGCTCGCTCTCCGCTGATCCTTTGTGAGGGGCATACTGGACCGGTGATGGATATCGTCTTTTCTGATGATCCAAGTGTTGCATATTCCGTAGGCCAAGATCACACAATTAAGACTTGGGATCTCATTACTGGGCAAAATGTTGATTCCAAGATAACCAAAGCTCCTCTTTTATGCGTGGAAAAACTTACTGACCTACACTTAGTCATTTGTGGTTCCTCTGCGCGACACATTGTTGTTCACGACCCTCGAGCGGGAAGCGACAAAATTGTGAGTCATACTTTATCCGGCCACAAGAATTTAGTTTCCGGATTATCGGCAAGCCCAGAAAATCCCTATATGTTTGCATCCGTCTCTCACGATAACACTTGTCGTGTTTGGGATGTCCGTGCTACATCCGGCAGTATTTACACAATTTCTAGAGCAGAAAAAACAGGCTCTCAGTGGGATAAACTTTTCGCTGTTGATTGGAATAAATCCATTGGTATTGTTACGGGAGGTACTGACAAACAACTTCAAATCAATCAATCCTCATCCTTTGGAAAAAGcgaatga
- the pxr1 gene encoding PINX1 family ribosome biogenesis protein, whose protein sequence is MGLAGVKKKQQIGVDPRNSKWAKDTNRLGFKLLSSYGWVNGNGLGEKQHGRIHNIKVSLKDDTLGIGAKATNDLEWSGLGEFNAIFGRLNGDESAYGVYAEKAKVQQLTYERQSANEKGLKSLELSRRFVLGGTFTSEFSEWMQKAEEDEDRVCEDASSSDEAKREKRKKHSSKKKSKKKTSTGSALDPKKLEKITKKKKKEHKKKDKESSSKKRKSGSSDKEEKKKKKIKLKDKPESTSSVEKVKEGNRPASIHFHTRRKFLAQKRAAVSDPVALREILGIKG, encoded by the coding sequence ATGGGTTTGGCTGgtgtaaaaaagaaacaacaGATTGGTGTGGATCCTCGGAATTCTAAATGGGCAAAAGATACAAATAGATTGGGATTTAAGCTTTTATCCTCCTACGGTTGGGTGAATGGTAATGGCTTGGGTGAAAAGCAACATGGTCGCATTCATAACATCAAGGTCAGCCTAAAAGATGATACACTGGGAATTGGAGCCAAAGCAACTAACGATCTTGAATGGAGCGGTTTAGGTGAATTCAACGCTATTTTTGGTCGACTTAACGGCGATGAGTCTGCGTATGGTGTCTATGCTGAGAAAGCAAAGGTGCAGCAACTAACATACGAGAGACAGAGTGCGAATGAGAAGGGTTTAAAATCACTTGAGCTATCCAGACGATTTGTTTTGGGTGGGACGTTTACTAGTGAATTTTCTGAATGGATGCAAAAAGCAGAGGAGGATGAGGATCGTGTATGTGAAGATGCGTCTTCATCCGATGAAGCTAAGcgtgaaaaaagaaagaagcaCTCTTCTAAGAAGAaaagtaagaaaaagacCTCTACTGGTTCGGCTCTTGATCCTAAaaagttggaaaaaataacgaagaagaagaaaaaagagcaCAAGAAAAAGGATAAGGAaagttcttcaaaaaagagaaaatcaGGCTCAAGCGacaaagaagagaaaaagaaaaagaaaataaaattaaaggatAAACCAGAGTCCACTTCCTCTGTCGAGAAGGTCAAAGAAGGCAACCGACCCGCTAGCATTCATTTCCATAccagaagaaaatttttggcaCAAAAGCGAGCAGCAGTAAGCGACCCAGTTGCTTTAAGGGAGATTTTAGGTATTAAAGGTTAG